In Chlorobiota bacterium, the sequence GGCGAAACCTGGGTCCACGACCAGGGGATGCAGATTGCCTTCAGTTCAGGGATAACATTAGGTGGCAGCAACGCGGCCATTTACGACAAGCAGTGGATGACCTGCGACATGACCAACGGCCCCGGCCGCAACACCCTGTACGCCGCATTCCTTGAAGCAGTGGGAACAGAGACGAAAATCAGCTTGCGGGTAAAGCCCCCGGGGGATGCCCCTTTTTCCACAACCTCAGTTCCCGTCTCCGGCACAGATTTTACGCAAGTGCAGTTCAGCAGCATTCAGGTGGACCGCAGCGGCGGGGTGCACGTCTCCTTCTTTGGGACAAAGGATAACAGGAACTGGGCGATGTGGCACGCGGTTTCCACCAACGGCGGGGGGAGTTTCGCGGTCCCCAACAAGATCAGCGATGTTGTCTTCCCCGGGCAGTTCGACCCTGAACTTGATGACAACCCCGGCAGGCAGATGGACTCCATCACCGGAATCTTGGCCCAGCGGATGTACCCTTGCCCCCACATCGCCATTGATAACGGAACCGGCCCCAACGCCGGGAATCTCTACGCCGTGTGGACCGCCAACGGCATCACCAGCAAGCTGGTTCGCGGCTTAGATATCTACTACTCCCGCTCAACCGATAACGGCGCAACCTGGACCCCAGCGGTGGTCCTGAACAACAACAGCGACGAAACCCCCACAAGCCAGTTCTACCCCAGCATCAGCGTCAGCCCGCAAGGGTTTGTGGCCGTCACGTGGTACGACCGCCGCAGCGATACCCGCGAACGGAACACGGAGTATTACATGACCTACTCCTTTGACGGAGGGAAGACCTTCATCAACGATTTTCCAGTGTCGGAAGCTCCGTCGGACTTCACAACGGTTGGCCGTCGCAATGGAGGGTTCGGGATTGGTGAATACACCCAGGTGCTAACCACCAGCGGCTTCGCAATCCCCGTCTGGGCCGATGGACGCACCGGAAATGGGGACTTGAATATCCTTGCGGCACTGGTTCCCCTTTCGCCAGAAGGGGGGATCACCGGGGTGGAACGCGCCGCCGCCGTCACCGCAGGGATGCAGATTGCCAGCATCGAACTTCAAACCGACCAGCTGATGGTTCGCTGCTTGGTGGACCACCCCCGGCATCTGCGCCTCCGCATCGTCACCATGCTTGGCCAGGAGGCCGCATCGGTGGATGCTGGCGTTGTGGAATCGGGAGAACATTGGCTTCGCGCCAGCATGGCAGGGTTGCCTTCGGGGAGGTATTTCATCCAATTGGAGTCGGAGCATGGCGCGGTTTCCGCCGCGTTCGTGCTGGTGCGGTAAACCCGCTGGCGAAATTTTTTTTGGAGGGGGGTGAGAACTTTCGCCCCTTTCGTTGTCTTTATCAGTGACACTGCGTCGCTACTTGAGGGGGTCCGTAAGAAAACTATCTCGGCTGAGATTGGCGAATCCGGTTTTGGAGGGTACTGCGAACGAATCCAACGGATGGGCTTCCGATAGCGAACAACCGGTACTTCTTCACCAGTACCGTTCCGATGAGCAAGCGGTTTTCCCACACAACCGCGTCACGATCTTCCCATCTGCCCCGGCTGGCAACCCCCAGCCGGGGCATTTTTTTTGCCCTGATTTTGCATTTCAACACGCCTGATCCCGCCGCAGAAATAGTAGCTTTGCCACCGGTTCTTCCACGATAGCAATCCAAGGGCACACACATGAAGGATATGATCCGCATCGCTTCCGGCCAGGGGTTCTGGGGCGACCTGCTTACCGCGCCGATTGACCAAGTCAACAACGGCCCGATTGATTACCTGATGATGGATTACTTGGCCGAAGTGACCATGTCCATCGTCCAAAAACAAAAGCTGAAGGACCCGAAGCTGGGCTACGCCAAGGACCTGATTTCCACGATTGACGCAATCCTTCCGCAGCTTGTTCAGAAGAATATCAAGCTGATTACCAACGGCGGCGGCGTAAACCTTCAGGCCTGCCGCGATGCCATTCTGGAGGTTGCACGCAAGCATGGCCTAAGCGTCAACGTTGGCGTGGTGACCGGGGATGACATCCTGGAGAGCATTGATGAATTGATGGAGCAAGGGGCCCAGCTTAAAAACATGGAGAGTGGTGAATCCGCCGAAGAAGTGCGCCACCGGCTGCTTTCCGCGAACGTCTATTTGGGGGCCGCGCCGATTGTGGAGGCCTTGCGTGGCGGCGCGCAGATTGTTATCACCGGGCGCACCACCGACACCGGCTTATGCCTTGCCCCAATGATCCATGAATTCGGCTGGAGCATGGACGACTGGGACCGGATTGCTGCGGGGACAATCGCCGGGCATATCATCGAGTGCGGCGCGCAGTCCAGCGGCGGAAACTACATGGAGGATTGGGAAAACGTCCCCGACATGGCGAACATCGGGTTCCCGATCATCGAGGCGTATCCCAGCGGTGAGTTCGTGGTGACGAAGCACCCGGGCACCGGCGGGCGCGTTTCGCGCGGGACCGTGGCCGAGCAATGCCTGTACGAAATTGGCAACCCAACGGAGTATATCACCCCCGACGTTGTGGCCGATTTCACCACCATCAACCTTGAAGATTTGGGGAACGACCGCGTTCGGGTCCACGGGATCAAGGGGCGGCCAAATACTCCATTCTTCAAAGTCTCCATGAGCTACTCCGACGGATATTCCGCCTTCGCAACGCTGACGTACGCTTGGCCCGATGCCATCCGCAAAGCCAAAGCTGGCGATGCAATCCTGCGGGCACGGTTGCAGAAACTTGGGCTGGAGTTCGATGAAGTCCTGACGGAGTTCGTGGGCTACAACGCCTGCCACGGACCCCTGTCGGAAGCCGCCAACCCCGACCCCGAGGAAGTGATGATGCGGATTGGCGTGCGCGGCCCAGACTTCAAAGCGGTGGAACGGTTCGGGAAGGAGATTGCGCCGCTGATTTTAACCGGCCCGCCAAACGTCACCGGGTTTGCCGGCGGACGCCCGCGCCCAAGCGAAGTTGTGGCCTACTGGCCCGCACTGATTGATAAAACCCTGATAAATCCCCGCGTGAAAGTGGAAGTGGTGGAGTCGCACGCTGCCACGCCAGCCCAATAGAAATCCCGGAAACCCGGTATGGCCAAATCCCTTGTCATCGTCGAGTCGCCGGCAAAGGCGAAGACTATCAACAAGTACCTCGGCAGTGAGTATATCGTCGAGGCCTCGGTTGGCCATGTCAAGGATTTGCCAAAGGGTGGACTTTCCATTGATGTTGATGCCGGGTTTGTTCCCACCTACGAGGTCATCAAAGGGAAGCGCGACGTGATCGAGCGGCTGAAAAACCTTGCTTCCCGTGCCGAGACGATCTTCCTTGCCACCGACCCCGACCGCGAGGGGGAGGCGATTGCCTGGCATATCGCCCAGGAGATCAAGGCGAAGGGGAAAAAAATCCGGCGAGTGCTGTTTAACGAGATCACCAAAAGCGGCATCACCGCCGCCATGCGCCAACCCCGCGACATTGACCGCGACCTTGTGGCGGCCCAAGAAGCGCGCCGCGTGATGGACCGCCTGATCGGCTACAAAGTCTCCCCCTTCCTCTGGAATCGTTTCCGTGGGGAGTCGCGGGGGTTGTCGGCGGGGCGGGTGCAGTCGGTGGCATTGCGGCTGGTGGTGGAGCGCGAACGAGCCATCAACTCCTTCATCCCGATTGAGTATTGGTCGCTGATTGGCCACTTCCGCACGGGGAAAGGGGAGGAGATCACCGCAAAGCTGATCCGCTACGCCGGGGAGGAAATCCGCAACCCCAGCGGATCGGCCACGGAGCTGAAGGAGGAGGCAAAACGGAGCTTCATCGCCACCCGCGAAAACGCCGAACGCCTGCAATCGCGTGCCGTGAAGGAATCGTACGCGATCTCCCACGTTTCCAAAAAGGAGGTCCGCCGCAGCGCACCGCCACCCTTCACCACCAGCACGATTCAGCAAGATGCCGGGCGGCGGCTTCGGTTCAGCACAAAAAAGGTGATGGATCTGGCGCAAAAACTTTACGAAGGGGTGGAGCTTGGTGCACAGGGGCTAACCGGCCTTATCACCTACATGAGGACCGACAGCACCCGGGTTAGCGAGGAAGCGGTGGGAATGGCCGAGGAGTTCATCTACGAAAATTTTGGGAAGGAATACCTGCCACAAGGGGGAAAGGGGAAGAAGACGGCGATCAAAAAAAAGGGGGATTCAACGGTCCAGGATGCCCACGAAGCAATCCGGCCAACCAATCTGAAGATCACCCCAAAAGAAGCACGCAAGCACCTGGATCGCGACCTTGCCGCGCTGTACGAATTGGTCTGGAACCGGTTTGTTGCCAGCCAAATGGCCGACGCGCTGTTCGACCAAACAACGCTGGATATTGAAGGGGGGCCGTTTGTGTTCCGCGCCACCGGGCGCATCACAAAGTTCCGAGGGTGGATGCAGGTGTATGGCGATGAGGAGGAAGAGAAGGAGAAGGAGAAGGAGAAGAAAGAGGCCAGCGGCACCGCCGAAGTAAAGGATGCCAAGCAGAAGCGGGGGAAATCGGCAAAGTCCGCCACTCCCCAGCCCGATACCGCCGACCCCGACGACGACGCAGCCGACCGCGACCGCATCCTTCCCGATGTGAAAGAAGGGGAGCCACTGACGATAGAGTCGGTGGATATTCGCCAGAGCTTCACCAAGCCGCCGGCCCGCTACACCGAAAGTCTGCTGGTAAAGGAGATGGAGGCCAAAGGGATTGGGCGGCCCAGCACCTACGCCAACATCATCCAGACTATCCAGGACCGGGGATACGTGGAGCAGCGGGAGCGGAAGCTGTACGCGACCGAGCTTGGCATGAAGGTCTGCGATGCCCTTGTGGTGGGCTTCCCCGCGTTGTTCGATCTGAAATTTACCGCGAAGATGGAGGAGGAGCTGGACACCATCGCCGGCGGAAAAACCAGCTACCTTGAGGTGATGCGGAAGTTCTACCGCCCGCTGACTGTTGCGCTTGGCGCGGCAGGAAGTCTAGCCCCCGGGGGAGCATCGGGCGGTTCGGCGGAAGGCCGACTGGCCAGCGGAAAAGCAACGCGCAAAAAAGCAAAGGAGCTACCCAGCGGGGAAGGGGAACAGCCCGAACGGAAGCGGCCCGGAAAACCGAAGGGCACCCCAACCGACACCCGCTGCCAGAAATGCGGCGCGCCGATGGAGCTACGCGAAGGGAACTACGGTCCATACCTTGCTTGCACCGGATTCCCGCAATGCCGGAACATCATCAACGCCACCCCCGACGGCAAACCTCGCCAGCGTGGGGCTGCCGAGCCGCAATCCGCCAAAGCCGCCCCGCCGCCCACCGGAATCACCTGCGAGCAGTGCGGCGCGCCGATGCTGAAACGCAGCGGAAAGAATGGTGAGTTTTACGGATGCAGCAACTATCCAACCTGCCGCAACACCAAGCCCGTTCCGCTTGGGATCAAGTGCCCGCAGTGCGGCACGGGGGACCTTGCCCAGAGGGTGGGGGGGCGGTACAACAGCACTTTCTACGCCTGCACCCGCTACCCCGAATGCCGATTTACCAGCAGCGGGAAACCGCTCAACCAGCCATGCAGCAACTGCGGCAACGCCTGGACAACCGAAGGCTGGGACCAGTACGACGGGGCAATGATTGAATGCCCAAAATGCAAAGCGCGGAAGCCGAAGGGATAGATGGAAACCACCGTGATAGAAGGCGCAGGAGTTCTGCAAAGCATCACCCTGCTGCGTGCGGACCCAGCCGAAGCAATGCCCGAACGCACCGAGCGCGATGCCGTGCTGCTAACGTGGGTGGCCGAAGGAAGCTGGGCCGTGCGCGACACGTTCAACAACGGGGCAACGGTCTTCCCGGGCGACGTGCTTCGGGTTGCGGCTGGCACGGGGATGACGATGGTGGAGGGCAATCCTTCGGCAACCGAGGGGGCGCGCATCGTCCAGCTGCGGATGCGGCCAGTGCGGGAAGCGATGATCCCGGGCTACGAGGTTCGCAATTTTTTCCCGGAGGAGATGGATTCTGCGCCGCTGCTGGTTGCCGCGCTTGCCCCGCACGGGGACCAGCAGGGCAACGTGGCGAACGCGTGCGCGGCGGTTCAACTCTATGCCCTTCGTATTTCCCCCGCCCATTCTCACCGGCTGTGTGCGGTGCCGGTCCAACGGTTCGTTATCCTGGTGGAGGGAACCGTGAGCATTGACGGAACGGAAGCCACCACCGCAATTGCCATTGCCGAAGGAAGAGAAGCACTGATTGAATCGCCAACCGGCGGAACGGTGGTGATCGTGCAGCTATAGCCCGCCCCTGATAGGCATTGTGGCCCGTGAAAACAGCAGCGGGTTGCGCCGAACTGGTGCAACCCGCTGCTGTTTTGTTTAGAACTCTCCGATGCTGCCGAATTATTCTTCGGTGGCTTCGGTTTCTGCCTCAACGTCGGATTCTTCTTCGACCTCGTAGTGGTCAATCTCTTCAATCTCGAACATCTCATCTTGCTGCTCCATCTCCCCAGTGCTCTCCTCGTAGAAGCCACGGATATTAGGATGGTGGCGGTTGATAAGGATAATGGAGTAGTCGTGTGGTTCGCCGTGCCGTTTTTCGATACGGATTGCTCCGGCATCTTCCAGCGTGTTCAGCATCGCCTTCCGTTCGAAGTCGTGAAGGTGGGGAAGCGCGTCGGAAAGTTTGCGAAGGAAGGGGCTAATCCAGACCTCGGCATGGTGGCCGTAGTTTTTCAGCA encodes:
- the topA gene encoding type I DNA topoisomerase, encoding MAKSLVIVESPAKAKTINKYLGSEYIVEASVGHVKDLPKGGLSIDVDAGFVPTYEVIKGKRDVIERLKNLASRAETIFLATDPDREGEAIAWHIAQEIKAKGKKIRRVLFNEITKSGITAAMRQPRDIDRDLVAAQEARRVMDRLIGYKVSPFLWNRFRGESRGLSAGRVQSVALRLVVERERAINSFIPIEYWSLIGHFRTGKGEEITAKLIRYAGEEIRNPSGSATELKEEAKRSFIATRENAERLQSRAVKESYAISHVSKKEVRRSAPPPFTTSTIQQDAGRRLRFSTKKVMDLAQKLYEGVELGAQGLTGLITYMRTDSTRVSEEAVGMAEEFIYENFGKEYLPQGGKGKKTAIKKKGDSTVQDAHEAIRPTNLKITPKEARKHLDRDLAALYELVWNRFVASQMADALFDQTTLDIEGGPFVFRATGRITKFRGWMQVYGDEEEEKEKEKEKKEASGTAEVKDAKQKRGKSAKSATPQPDTADPDDDAADRDRILPDVKEGEPLTIESVDIRQSFTKPPARYTESLLVKEMEAKGIGRPSTYANIIQTIQDRGYVEQRERKLYATELGMKVCDALVVGFPALFDLKFTAKMEEELDTIAGGKTSYLEVMRKFYRPLTVALGAAGSLAPGGASGGSAEGRLASGKATRKKAKELPSGEGEQPERKRPGKPKGTPTDTRCQKCGAPMELREGNYGPYLACTGFPQCRNIINATPDGKPRQRGAAEPQSAKAAPPPTGITCEQCGAPMLKRSGKNGEFYGCSNYPTCRNTKPVPLGIKCPQCGTGDLAQRVGGRYNSTFYACTRYPECRFTSSGKPLNQPCSNCGNAWTTEGWDQYDGAMIECPKCKARKPKG
- a CDS encoding exo-alpha-sialidase, whose protein sequence is MKRICHWVPVAVAMLVAPAVVMSQAITTRGIIREKLKVLPEQVKESPQAEQPNGLEEILRKFLSSEAELTVSKDSAPESEVHAAINPTDSNNIVVSPIRYAAQSFTTPIYYTKDFGKTWKKSSYNPAPAETGTTVIGGGDPIFAFDADGKLYYSWINLYVVGFDFSNLRWALSWAYSNDGGETWVHDQGMQIAFSSGITLGGSNAAIYDKQWMTCDMTNGPGRNTLYAAFLEAVGTETKISLRVKPPGDAPFSTTSVPVSGTDFTQVQFSSIQVDRSGGVHVSFFGTKDNRNWAMWHAVSTNGGGSFAVPNKISDVVFPGQFDPELDDNPGRQMDSITGILAQRMYPCPHIAIDNGTGPNAGNLYAVWTANGITSKLVRGLDIYYSRSTDNGATWTPAVVLNNNSDETPTSQFYPSISVSPQGFVAVTWYDRRSDTRERNTEYYMTYSFDGGKTFINDFPVSEAPSDFTTVGRRNGGFGIGEYTQVLTTSGFAIPVWADGRTGNGDLNILAALVPLSPEGGITGVERAAAVTAGMQIASIELQTDQLMVRCLVDHPRHLRLRIVTMLGQEAASVDAGVVESGEHWLRASMAGLPSGRYFIQLESEHGAVSAAFVLVR
- a CDS encoding DUF1446 domain-containing protein, producing the protein MKDMIRIASGQGFWGDLLTAPIDQVNNGPIDYLMMDYLAEVTMSIVQKQKLKDPKLGYAKDLISTIDAILPQLVQKNIKLITNGGGVNLQACRDAILEVARKHGLSVNVGVVTGDDILESIDELMEQGAQLKNMESGESAEEVRHRLLSANVYLGAAPIVEALRGGAQIVITGRTTDTGLCLAPMIHEFGWSMDDWDRIAAGTIAGHIIECGAQSSGGNYMEDWENVPDMANIGFPIIEAYPSGEFVVTKHPGTGGRVSRGTVAEQCLYEIGNPTEYITPDVVADFTTINLEDLGNDRVRVHGIKGRPNTPFFKVSMSYSDGYSAFATLTYAWPDAIRKAKAGDAILRARLQKLGLEFDEVLTEFVGYNACHGPLSEAANPDPEEVMMRIGVRGPDFKAVERFGKEIAPLILTGPPNVTGFAGGRPRPSEVVAYWPALIDKTLINPRVKVEVVESHAATPAQ
- a CDS encoding pirin family protein; protein product: METTVIEGAGVLQSITLLRADPAEAMPERTERDAVLLTWVAEGSWAVRDTFNNGATVFPGDVLRVAAGTGMTMVEGNPSATEGARIVQLRMRPVREAMIPGYEVRNFFPEEMDSAPLLVAALAPHGDQQGNVANACAAVQLYALRISPAHSHRLCAVPVQRFVILVEGTVSIDGTEATTAIAIAEGREALIESPTGGTVVIVQL